The sequence aactcttcatccgaactacctccagaagaGTTTTCAGCAGCATCCGAACCCCCTCCCGAATAGTGTTCAGCATCATCATTCTCAacacccaactcatcattcaagacattgaacttattaggagaaaccacaatAGGAGCTTCAGCAACCGCTCTGTAGCTTGAtatatcctcaatattatcaaccaccatgTATTGCAAAGACTTAGACTTATTACCAGCCTCAACCGGCGTCAAAGAAGAACTAGCCTCATTCCTATCACTAGAGTGATTAGATCTATCACCACTCTTAGTTtacttagatgaggttgcaatttcaaccattgacaacccacTAGCCAAACCCTTTTTCAAAGCAAAcgccttcttagccttctcaaaagcttcagtcgctgcatgaagattggcttcagAAGACGCTAATTCATTCTCTAGCTGAACAGTTTGCTCCAAACCAACAACACTCTCCACTATaccagcttcaaccaccccattcaccacagctccaccATGCCCTACAGCAAGAGATTCATCCACATTATcaccagcaccgttaacaacCTCATTAACCACAACAGCACCAACGttcacaccacctacagcagcgccaacacctacagcaacagcGTTTGTACCCTCACCAGCCGTGGTTGCATCCTCTCCAGCACCTaccttacggtttctcctattacgcacattctgccactcccctttcgcatcagccttagacgatttctcatcattctttggttGTCTTCTACATTGATCATTATTatgaccaattatgcagcacttcatacagaatttaggtgattttgggatatccaagtattgccaaaacgtcctccccccagctgttatcttaattctacttggaatatgttttgcaaaatccacatctaccaaaactgaggcaaagtttccatactccagatttagggttctttgatcaaccatAATTGGAGTCCCTAAAAATTTTCCCAttgataacaagttcttctcagtccatagttctgcatgtaaactaggaaagtgaacccatacgtttgcatgggaagttttttgacgatcaggatcaaaacctgggtaccaatccatcaacttgagttcatgctgttgaacaaaccactttgtacgtctgattctctccttagtttcctcatcttgtagcataataacaaagaaaccttttcccatagtcataaacctaacacaattaggattaatctgccattgagagATTAAAACTGTTTTTACCTCAAAGAACTTCAGTCCCGTGAAGTTTAATCTTGCAGTGAAgctgtgttgaaagggtttacaaccctcttcatagaagtccGCAGGTATAACAAGGGACggctctccatcaatcagagtaggattaggtaaactagtaatatcaaaTCCTGTTggctttagggtttgttttgcctttaccttgtccgcaaaggattggtgttgctgaatccgtgatgaactatgattatcctcTACCATATTGAATCCAAAGTGAATGAAACCTACGTGAAAAAATCCTAAACCCTAGTGTTTTCGCCAGAGTTTATCTCTCCTCTcattatgttttttcttttttccctttttcccagagtatccatctaagaaacaatagtGGTTGTGGCCAACTAATTTTTCTAACATCTGGTCGATGAATGGTAAAGGAAATTGGTCTTTCCTAGAGGCTGAGTTCATATTACGGTAGTCTATACATACTCTCCACCCGGTGGTAACACGGGTAGGTATCAATTCATTGTTCTCATTCGCAACTACCGTAATCCCAGACTTCTTTGGGACAACCTGGACAGGACTGACCCATTTACTATCAGAGATGGGGTGtatgatacccgcatctaacaacttgagCACTTCAGTGCGAACAACTTCCTTCATATTAGGATTCAAACGTCTCTGCATTTCTCTTGAGGTTTTGGCACCTTCTTCTAGGTAGATGTGGTGCATACAATAGACAAGACTAATTCCTTTCaaatctgctatagtccaccctattgCAGTCTTTTGCTCACGAATAACACTAACTAGTCTACTTTCCTGATCGGGCTCTAAGTCAGAGGCAATTATGGCAGGAAGAGTATTTTCACTACCAAGAAATACATATTATAGTGTATCTGGTAGCGGCTTTAGTTTAAGGGTGGGGGGCTTAACTGATGATGGGAGGGGTTTATCTATGGTCGGCGGAAGAGGTTCTGGTTTACGCTGccatttaccataatttattacTGGCGTAGAATCTAACAACGCATTAACTTCTTCAAAATGACTAACCTCATCATAGTAGGCTCCAAAGTGGGCCAAGCACGCCTGTAAAGGATCGCTAACACTATTGGTGGTAAAGGTATTCTCAACTAGAGAATCAATCATGCATATAGACTCATAGCGTTCAGGGTCCGGTTGGGCTTGTAACGCCTTCAAAACGTTCACCGAGATTTTTCTGAttcccaaaggaaaattctactaGGCCAGTTTGACAATGTTTGACTGCATTTGCAGTGGCTAGAAACGGACGACCTAGGATGATTGGGATATTAATATCTTGACTAaagacaggttgagtgtctaaaatCACAAAGTCAACTGGAGATAAAGTTTTCTACCTGAACCAAAACGTCTTCAATAATTCCACGTGGGATTTTGACTGACCTATCGGCTAACTGTAGTGTTATCCTAGTTGGTTTCATCTCACCTAGTCCAAGTTGTTCATATACCGTGAACGGTAACAGATTCACACTAGCCCCGAGATCTAATAGAGCATTGTTTATCGTTTGTTTACCTATGACACATGTGACAGTAGGGCAACCAGGATCTTTAAATTTGACTGGGTACTTTTGTGAGATTATGGAACTAACTTGTTGGGTCAAAAATGCTTTATTATGGACACTCACGTCTTTCTTGACAATACACATCTCTTTTAGGAACTTGGCCATAGTCGGTACATGTTTTATTGCATCTAACAAGGGAAGGTTGATCTTAACTTGCTTAAAGATGTCTAGGATTTCACATATGTACTAGGCTTTTTCTTAGCGAGTCTCTGAGGAAATGGTGCAGGTGGTACGTATACTCTCTCAGGGATATTTTCCTCACTTGGACTCTTAGCACTCTCGGGCTCATTAGGGTCTTTAGACGAAGTTTGATAAACTTCAGTCTCTTTTTCAGCTGGACTCTTTTCCTTAGGTGGTTCTACCGAGTACTCTaatgttttaccactcctaagggtgacAAATGCTTTGACATGTTCGTTGTGGTTAGAACTACCTGACCCATTAACCTGGTTAACTCCTTTGGGATTCGGAGTCGGTTGGCTAGGAAATCTCCCATTCTCCCTATCACTTAACCTGTTTGACAGTTAACTTATTTGTGTCTCTATGTTGACAATAGCTCGATCACTGTTTTGTTGGTTACATTGAATTTCATCGAACCTATGACATAAAGTGTCAAAATTTTGTTTAGTCTCGGCATTATTTCGGACACTACCTTCAATAAATAGTCTTAGAGTTTCCTCTAGAGACGACACCTTTTGGTCGACTGAGCTCGGTTGAGGTTAGTTTCTAGGAAAACCTAGTGGTGGTTTGCTAGATGGGATACCCTGATGGGcacctttggaccatgaaaaattaggattatgtctccaaccagggttataggtatTAGAATAGGGATCGAACTTGGGTCGACTCTCATATTTAGAGTTCATACCACCATGTAGGACACTAACCTAGTCACGAGTAGTTTCATTAGGGTAAAACAGAGGACAGTGAGGTCCAATATGACTTTGATCACCACAAATGGTACATGGATAGGTTTTGGGCTCACTGTTACAACTCATAGTCTGGTTAGACCCTTGGTTCAtctctaaggcctctagacgcctaaggaTATCAGACCCATTATCGACTATATTGACCCTATGGATAGGGTTCCTAGTTATTTCGGTCTCCTTCATTGCCCATTGTCTAGTTTTATCAGCTAACTCGACAAACTCGTCAAAATATACCtctgggtcttgatgggtaaattctccaccactaattgtttctacctgcattcTGGTTTCACTATCTAGgccctcatataaaatttgggccatgtggcctttctcaaagccatggtgtgggcattggtataacaattcattaaacctttctaTGTAATCATGTGGGCTCTCACCTAttttctgcttaaaggtttggatagactgccTAACAGCAGCAGTCTTGTGGTGTGGGTAGAACTTCTTAACAAAGACCTCTACAAGGCCATCCCAGGTGGTGATTGTTTTAGATAGAATCAAATGGTACCACTCATTGGCTCTCTCTTCtagggaaaaagaaaacaaacgcaACCTAAGCACATCTTTGGTGACTTCGGATAATTCATTGTGTCACAAATCATCTCGAAGTCTCTTATATGggtatatgggttttcattctctATTCCCCTAAATTTTCGAAGCATGTTAAATGTCCCAGGTTTaatgtcaaatttcacagtagtaGACGGTAAAACAACTCCTGGGTCACGTACCACTCTAGATGGGTTCATCCTATCTCTAAGGGTTTTGGTCGGCGGGGCTTCATCATCACTAACCATGTCGACAAAAATAGAATTACCACCTAAATCCGTGTAACGGGTCGGACTCAAATTAAAAAGGTTGTTTTCTACAAGTCTATCTCCTACCCGTTACGTCGCATACACAAGCAAGAATACCAGTGTTTAGCAAGAaattgtgcacatgcaaatgctgggGTTCAATAAAtcaggtaagcttgggttacctacagcaaaatatacctacagtcaaagactggtcacagGTACTGGGttgaggtttgtggtgtttcggatgataacgccagagggttcaccgtactaaaccacgtgttttcccAAAATCGGTGCCAGAcgaaatgcaattggtgtgtgcgtgttttttaaaaaataaataaataatagaaaataaaggaaatatgtacaaaaggaaataaaacctaaaagaattaaaaaaatggTTTCTATTACTTACCTCTTTTGGTAGGCAATTCCACAATAAATGAAGAATATTACCTgcacaataaaaataagaaaaatacccaagtaaaatcaaagaaaaaaaattaattaaactaaaaaaaaaaacactaaaaacactaaaaagaaaagataaaaatctaaaacctagcCTAAAGGAAAGTCcgtgtcggcgacgccaaaaactggtgtagtttttacagtggagGTAAGGAATTCGATTCTCGGACTCTTTTTAAGGATTCGGTTTTTAAGACTAATTAAGAAAAGATTACTagataaaaattgctaaaaattattcttgtattcaattaaagcAGTCTAGGATGTCAAGATTCCATCACTACTACGCATACTAAATGATTGTAACTATTCCCTATAACACTCTCTCAAAATTACACAAGACGATTTAGGACAAATAATACGTCTCGGAAAATAAATCTTTTCAAACAATTATTTTTCTCAAAGAATTAACAATCTTCTTCACTTTTAAATGTTATTCTCTAACAAAGAATATATAAGTCATTATTTAAGCATTATAGGGCACATGAAGAAAATCATTATCGTGATAAATCGAGAATAAGGATCAAGAGAATTGTTATAGAAAATAATCAATCTCAAAATTACACAAGATGATTTAGGACAAATAATACGTCTCGGAAAATAAATCTTTTCAAACAATTATTTTTCTCAAAGAATTAACAATCTTCTTCACTTTTAAATGCTAGTCTCTAACAAAGAATATATAAGTCACTATTTAAGTATTATAGGGCACATGAAGAAAATCATCATCGTGACGAATCGAGAATAAGGATCAAGAGAATTGTTATGGAAAATAATCAAAACATATTAGCACACATAGTACGACTTCCTCTCTAATCCTAGAtagaaatttagctactcatgacaaaattaaataaagaaaagaaataaaccaTCATATTTATTTGAATAGAAATGCTTACAAGACGGAGCCGTTTCGGTGCCAAGCAATGTAACTAAGCAATACTCACCTTAATTTTGATTACAAtggatttattcacttctttttcTTAGTTTACCAAGAACCAAACAATGGACAAATCAATGAAAAGACAAAAGCCTCCAAAGTGAAAAACGTGAGCAACTTCCCAAACTTTTTGTAAGTCCTCCAAAACTGACGACCCCCCTCTTTATATAGCCTACCACTTCCTTTAGTTTCCATAGTGGTGGGATTTTTAATTAATTCTTCAAATCTTGCATGCACGGTCATGATTGTGCTGGTTTAGATTCATTTGTTAAATGAATTCAAATCCTCCCTATTTCCTTCCTAATATGTAATGGAAACTTCCAAAATATTCAAATCATTCCTTTCACTTTTTATATCTCCTTTATGATGTTGACATTTAGCATTCTTCCCTGATTTTCCTTCATTTATTCATTGACAAATATCTTCCCATTATTAAATATATGGATTTTATTTCCTTGTGTAGTATAATTGCATGCATACGAGTAATTGAGTGTGGGGAGCTTGTGGAGTTGTGTGGAAATGTGGAGCAGGGCCTTCCTTCTTTTTTTCCTGACTGGCTCTGTCTACTATGGTCCAAGAACCAATAACGATAGTGCCTTGAGATAGTCGGATTGGCTATTTATATCATTTTACGTGCAAAGTCCTGGCATTTTATCGCATTCCAGTTTAATTTTCCAAACACTACAAAACTAAACAAAACCATCAAATTGTACAAAATAGAGAACTAAAAATTATAAATTGAGATGTAAAATTGTCGTGTTTACACACTTAtcatcatgcttttaattttatctttagaacattgaggacaatgttaaatttaattttgcgggtatgggagaaactttttagttgcaataattaaactccagagcctagaaatttatgcttattaaggatgacactaaccaatctaagtggatggaagcatcttggttgtaggagttgaggaaccaatctgagtggatggaaacatctatacagagtctattcataaaagcacagacctCAGTAtacagagtctattcataaaagcacagacctcaggtgttagaaataacatgataacttgtatacatatggataaaaaaattacaaaagaattcattttacatacgctcgattccaagtttcaacatcacaataacgtgtataattcaatcaataaatgtcgtttTTGGCATTTGAATAACAACATATTttctccccctaaaggtaagctaggtaaatattcaatccgaacatctttgttattcccatttttgtagtcaatgctttactctttcgttagatataacgtttaagcacaatttttttttccttagtgattgaaaatcactttttttactccatatatttctctcccttttttcataaaatgataatggttcgagcaaataaagaccgaaaggatcttacaaatctaaaagacttgtaaacaacctatacgagttaagcacgaaggtttcacataccactttagatagccaatattaaaaccgaaactacaagtaatttagttttaatatgttatcaaggaaacaatttcccgaagcaattttccctaatagtttaacatatcgactaagaaacttaattcccttgttaaaccgattgtgtatgtacaatcgcttatttcgataaaaccaaaataaagatcagaattaactttatttctctcaccaggctctaattattcagacaataactcaGACCTTTCTCTTCAGACAAgaaaaacactaggttagttaactaatctttcttgtcaaggcattcgattagacttgaataaccaaatcccccagtttgataagtctaactaagatcaaaattaactcagtttctcttatccggaattagtttggactaaaaaaatgatcccgtattttgttatgccataaacaataaatacaaaccaaaataaattgacttgcacaattattttttaaccgaaagcaattgaaacaaacataaacattataACACCGCAGTTGCACCGAaattcgttaagcaaaaacacttgatacccaacaataaagaagataccaaacggtaaaccaaataaattgacacagttatTTTCTTACTCGGAAAcagttgaatcacacacacatccatacacaatataatggaacatatcaattgtaccgaaattttgttaagcaaaagcaaaaatatatgcaatatgaacaggattttcttaaacaggaaaatgattacctaaaaaatttgttacctcaaattctgcaacctcttatccccagaaagatatatcattaagcgcgagttcaaataagaactctcccccagtgtgttttcatcctctcgcaagaattaaagaacaacaacaaaaacaacctttaccagagaaaggttgaaaaggttttaactaatgcatgccaatagaaaaagttgaattttttttttttggtaagtccaaaatgaATTAATAAATAGTAGAATTACAAAGCAAAACAAgcaacaagaaaagaggtcagaaaaaccccaaaaacttgctatttatttgaaacgaAAACAAGATACATTAGGATATTCAACTGAATTTAAAAAATCAGGTCTCCCTGTATAATGTCTTCCTTCTTCATTAGGAAGAGCACAACCCCTTTTTGCCATATTATCCGCTGCAAAGTTAACTTCTCTATATGTGTGGACAAACCGAATAGCCTCAAACATAGAAGAAACGTCCCTCCACCTTTGCCAAACAAACCATGGCAGTTTGGAAGTAGTAAAAGCCAACACTGCACTCTTCGAATCCGATCGAATACAAACGTGCAAAACACCCATTGAACATCCCATTCCAGCCCTATAATAATCCCGTAGATTTCAGCAAGATAGTTTGAGGTTATACCAAAACCAATGCTCATAGCTCCAACCACATTAGCCTCATGATCCCTTGCAACAACTCCAGCTCCAGCTATGCCCGGATTCCCACGAGCAGCACCATCACATCAAAGCAACAACTCTCCAAAAGCCGGAGTATCCCACCTGCATTCAACTGGTACCAGCGACTTCATCTTTCTATGAGAGACCTTAACAAAAATCCAAAACCTTTAAGTCCTCCAATGTATTGTTCATGTTCCCTTTGAGCCGCCTGGAGTACTCCATCACctgattaaaaaaatattttttaaagaaTCCCCAAGCAAATCCTCTTGTTTTCATAAACAAAGCGATTGCGTGTCATCCACAGTTCAGATCTTACGACCAAAACAGTAATCAACCAAAGTTCCCTTATCATGTTGCTCCTTCCCGGTGCAGCTTTGTAGGCCTGATTTTATCTTGTCTATTGAAttaccaaatgtatcttattttcgtttcaagtaaatagtaagtttttggggtctctctgacctcttttcttgctACATACTCTGTTTTGTATTTTTGCTATTCTTTAATTCTTTTTGGacttaccaacaaaaaaaaatgcatcTTTGTAGGTATTACACAGATTTAAATGAGAATGCATTTCCAAAAATATCATATAACTAGCTCCACGCCTTGATAGAAAAATCGCAATACCACGTCAAATGATCTAACGTTTCTTCCTCCCTATTACACAAACATCATTTATTCACAACCTGGATTTTAAAGCGACTTTTAACCTTGTCAAGCGtagcacaagctcctcttagtattTTCCGTTCCTCGCAGCCAAGGCAGGGTGCACAGTCGGCCTCCATAACAAATTTGGTCCTACCAGCTTAGCATACTTCTTGCGAATTAAGGATTTCGCAGAACTGACAGTAAAACTACCTGTGTAATTGGGCTTCCAAACCCTGCGATCAACACCATTCAAAGTCCTAGGAAAATCCTCTTCAACGAAACCAGCAGCTAGCAAATTATTCCGACATTCTTCACTCAAATTCCAGCCTCCTTCATTCAGCATATCACCTTCCAAAATAGCACAATCCAAAGCATAATCTTCAAGTAAATCAGCAATAGCTACATCCCCCAACCATACATCATAGTAAAGAGAAGTATTACGGCCATCACCAATTAAAACCTTAGAATTATCCTCCACCAAAGATTAAACCCATTTAATACCTgtaagaatagaagatttcacataATGAACCAACTTAGCATTCCTCATGAAAAATTTGGCTCGAAGAAAACGAGCCCAAACCTTATTAGAGTTACGAATTTTCCACCAAAGACCCATAAGAAGCGCTCTATTCGTAACACTCAATTGAGTTATACCCAAACCACCTTCCTCATAAGGAGCACAAATCTTGTCATAAGCCACAACAAAAGACCTACTCACTTTTGAACCACCAGACCATAAAAAATTCTGAATTGCAACTTCACACTCATGAATAAATTTTCTTGGCCACTTATAAACAGCCATATTATGAATCGAATAACTAGCTAACACAGATTTTACCAACAccactctatcttgaaaagaaagcatcCTTCCCTTCCAACCTGCAAGttcttctttgatcttctcaaCAACATTGGCTACATGATGATATTTAATGGCTTCAGGCATAACCTTAACCCCTAAATACCTATCTGGAAAAATAGCAATAGGCATCCCCAGAAAAGCAGAAATAGTAGCTCTCCTATTCAAAGAACCACCACCAAAATATAGTTTACTCTTCTCTCGACTTACTGTTTGACCCGAAGCACGTTGATATAAACCCAACAAATCCACCAGATTTCTCAAACTCTTAATGTTCCCTTTACagaaaatcataatgtcatcagaaAAAAAGAGATGGGTAGGAGCAATACCTTTTCTATTAACCATATGAGTCATCTTGCCCTCACGAAAGAGTTTCGGGATATTTCTGCTTAAAACATCCtcaatcaacacaaaaataagaGGCTACAAAGGGTCACCCTGACGAAGCCCTCTATCAATACTGAAGAAACCTTCCGGGCTACCATTGACGAGAACCGAAATTCTAGCAGACTTGAGAATTTGGAGAATCCAGTCACACCAACTCTCAAAAACCCCATATCTTCGAAACACCTCCAAGATGAAAGTCCAACAAACCGCGTCAAATGCCTGAGTTATATCAagttttaacccaacattacgaTCTTTCAGCTTAATCTGTGTTTCATTCACCATCTCTGAAGCTAGACTAAtattttcatggatatttctccctttcataaacgccacttgttCCTCAGAAATCAAGTTATCCAAAACACTACCAAGCCTCATAGataaaatcttagtaaaaatcttaaaaaagaaattactaagACCGGTCGGCCTAAAGTTACGAAGAGTATTAGCACCTCTCTCTTTAGGCAGAAGCATGAGAAGACTAAAATTCACGCCGTGAGGAATGAATCTATTAGACCAACAAAACATAATAGCATTAACCAAATCCTCCcggataatctcccaacaatgcctATAGAAAAAACCATCAAACCCGTTCGGCCCTGGCGCACTATCTGCACCCAAATTAAAAACCGCTGCATGAATCTCATCAATTGAGGGAAACTGATCCATTCTAGCACTCTCCTCAAGAGAAatattattatgatcaatatTAAAAAGAGCTTCAACTGGAACTGAATCATCACCATTAAACTTTGCCTCATAATAATCAACAATAAGGTTACGAATCTAATTACAGTCAGTCACCGTTACCCCATTAGCATCCACCAATTCCGAAATAGTATTACTACTCCTACGAATACGAATAAAATTCTGAAAGAAATTAGAATTACTAGCCCCTTCAACTAACCACTGATTTCTGGATTTTTGGTTCAACATAATGACTTGTTGCATTCTAATATCATTAACTTCTACTGCCACACTTCTCATCGAGTTCAATTTGTCCACATCCGAAGGGTCTTCATCCGATAAACGCATTGAACTTTCAAGTCTAAGTTGAGCCTGTTTCAGCCTAACATTAACATTACCAAAAACTTCTTGATTCCACAACTTCATTGCAA comes from Papaver somniferum cultivar HN1 chromosome 7, ASM357369v1, whole genome shotgun sequence and encodes:
- the LOC113295609 gene encoding uncharacterized protein LOC113295609 is translated as MTHMVNRKGIAPTHLFFSDDIMIFCKGNIKSLRNLVDLLGLYQRASGQTVSREKSKLYFGGGSLNRRATISAFLGMPIAIFPDRYLGVKVMPEAIKYHHVANVVEKIKEELAGWKGRMLSFQDRVVLVKSVLASYSIHNMAVYKWPRKFIHECEVAIQNFLWSGGSKVSRSFVVAYDKICAPYEEGGLGITQLSVTNRALLMGLWWKIRNSNKVWARFLRAKFFMRNAKLVHYVKSSILTAIADLLEDYALDCAILEGDMLNEGGWNLSEECRNNLLAAGFVEEDFPRTLNGVDRRVWKPNYTGSFTVSSAKSLIRKKYAKLVGPNLLWRPTVHPALAARNGKY